The following are encoded together in the Geobacter sulfurreducens PCA genome:
- a CDS encoding restriction endonuclease — protein MEEMILVATKLPWWACLLLALVSYAVLHVMAMRPVMPATVVPGQMGDAVARGLITTLAMFGQYVMPFAFALAALLSAVNEYRNKKSGTFVPNHLDVAPPSRKRVSTEASVPMPTSGNSGKMNRDFDHMLPGGEEELAIENPQPVPLPQQWGMSVIQMMEWKRFEIVTREFLKMTGYDAHETKVGADGGVDIRVTKPSNDTFQGIVQCKAWNSYRVGVKPVRELYGVMAAEKATAGMVITSGTFTAEAEEFAKGKVKLISGVNFLELIRKLPPEKQQRLLDIALEGDYQTPTCPQCDLKMTLRENKSGKNPGSKFWGCVRYPHCRQTLVYTGNGSRVRLPS, from the coding sequence ATGGAAGAAATGATTTTGGTTGCCACCAAGCTCCCCTGGTGGGCGTGCCTGCTGCTGGCACTTGTGTCGTACGCCGTGCTTCACGTGATGGCAATGCGGCCTGTAATGCCTGCTACGGTTGTCCCCGGCCAGATGGGTGACGCCGTGGCACGGGGGCTCATTACGACTCTGGCCATGTTTGGACAGTACGTGATGCCATTTGCGTTTGCTCTGGCTGCCCTGCTGTCGGCCGTTAATGAATATCGGAATAAAAAGAGCGGTACTTTCGTCCCTAATCATCTTGATGTAGCGCCACCTTCCAGGAAAAGAGTGTCAACAGAAGCTAGCGTTCCAATGCCCACATCCGGTAATTCCGGAAAGATGAACCGGGATTTCGATCATATGCTTCCTGGTGGTGAGGAAGAACTAGCAATTGAGAATCCGCAACCTGTCCCATTGCCGCAGCAGTGGGGCATGTCTGTCATTCAAATGATGGAGTGGAAGCGTTTTGAAATTGTCACCCGGGAATTTCTGAAGATGACAGGATATGATGCCCATGAAACGAAGGTGGGCGCTGATGGCGGAGTGGATATTAGGGTCACAAAGCCCAGTAACGATACTTTCCAGGGTATTGTGCAGTGCAAAGCTTGGAATTCGTATCGGGTTGGGGTAAAGCCAGTGCGCGAGCTTTATGGTGTCATGGCCGCCGAAAAGGCGACGGCTGGTATGGTTATCACATCCGGTACCTTTACTGCGGAAGCGGAAGAATTTGCTAAAGGGAAGGTCAAACTAATTTCTGGCGTGAATTTTCTTGAGCTTATTCGAAAATTGCCACCGGAGAAACAACAAAGGCTTCTGGATATTGCATTGGAAGGGGATTATCAAACGCCAACGTGCCCACAGTGTGACCTGAAAATGACACTGCGCGAAAATAAGTCGGGGAAAAATCCAGGGTCAAAATTCTGGGGATGTGTCCGGTATCCCCACTGTCGGCAAACGCTCGTATATACCGGGAACGGAAGCCGGGTCAGGCTTCCAAGTTGA